One Archangium violaceum genomic window, CTTCCTCTCCACGTGGTTCGCGGCCTCCACCTTCCCCTCCTCGCGCACGCTGTTCGTGCCGAGCCTGGGTGGCGCGGTCGCCGTCGCCGTGGTGCTGCACCACGCCTGGCGCCGGCGCGAGCGCTCCTGGCGCGGGAAGGCCGTGGTCGCCGGCGCCGGTGCCCTGGTGCTGCTCCACGTGGTCGCCGCGCCCTACGTCTGGTGGAGCACCATCAACCTGTTCTCCACCGTCTCCGCCAGCAATGATCGGCTCCAGCTGCGCTTCCAGGAGCAGTTCGACATGGCGCGCCTCCCCGAGCAGCGCGTGGTGGTGCTCAACGCGCCGAACGCCATGGTGGGCATCTACACCTCGGTGCAGTGGTGGGCGACCGGCAAGGTGCTCCCGCGCGCCTGGTGGACGCTCTCCTACGCCTCGGGCGAGCACCACATCACCCGCACCGGTCCGTCCACGCTCGAGGTGGCGCTGGAGCACGGCCGCTTCCTCACCACCATCGGCGAGCGCATCCACCGCTCCAGCCGCTTCCCCCTGGCCGCCGGGCACGAGGTCTCCATGGAGGGCTTGAGGGTGAAGGTGCTGGAGGCGGACACCGGAGGGCCCCGGAAGCTGTCCTTCACCTTCGACGTGCCCCTGGAGGACCCCTCGCTCGTGCTGCTCCACTTCAAGGATCGCAAGCTGCAGCGCTTCACGCCTCCGCCCCAGGGCGACGCGGTGTCGTTCTCGTTCCTGTAGTGGCTCGCACGAGGAGGGGAGAGGGATGACCCGGATGCGCCAGGAGCTTCGCCGTGCCGCCGACGTGCTGCGTTCCGCCCAGGCCCTCCTCATCGGAGCGGGGGCCGGCATGGGCGTGGACTCGGGCCTGCCCGACTTCCGTGGCAACGAGGGCTTCTGGCGCGCCTACCCCGCCTACGGGAAGCTCGGGCTCGATTTCTCCTCCCTGGCCAACCCCCAGTGGTTCGAGAGGGAGCCCGAGCTCGCCTGGGGGTTCTACGGCCATCGGCTCGGGCTGTACCGCGCGACGGCTCCCCACCCGGGCTTCGCGCTGCTGCGCTCCTGGGGCTCGCGCATGAAGCACGGCGCCTCCGTCTTCACCTCCAACGTCGACGGCCACTTCCAGAAGGCCGGGTTCCCGGAGGAGCGTCTCTTCGAAATCCACGGCTCCATCCACTTCGTGCAGTGTCTCGGCTCCTGCACGGACGTCGTTTCCGCCGATGCGTACTCCGTGGACGTGGACCCGGAGACCTTTCGCGCCAGGCCGCCGCTTCCCGTCTGCTCCCGCTGCGGCTCGCTCGTGCGGCCCAACATCCTCATGTTCAACGACTGGGATTGGAACGACTCGCGCAGCCAGGCTCAGGAGCGGCGCCTCACGCGGTGGTTGGACGCGGTGGCGCCTGGCACGCTGGCCGTCGTCGAGTGCGGCGCGGGCACCGCCATCCCTTCCGTGCGGCGTTTCTGTGAGCGCATGGCCGCGAGCCGGGGCACGTTGATTCGCATCAACGTGCGCGAGCCCCAGGTTCCTACCGGCGGCATCAGTTTGCCCCTGCGGGCGCTGGAGGCTCTGCGGGGCATCGATGAGGAACTGGCCCGGGGGTGAAGCCGGGGAACCGGATACCCTCACCCCGACCCTCTCCCGGGGGGAGAGGGAGTTTTCAGGACAGGGAGAGCTCGGACTTCAGTTTTACGTCCGTTCTCGGTGCTCCCAGGGCGAGGCTCGCCGCGCTCAGCCTCACCAGGACGATCCACACCGCGTCCGCCAACAGCAGGTGCACCAGCTGCATCCACACCGGCGCCAGCAGCGCCACGTTCACCATCCCCGCCACCAGTTGCAGCGCGTACAGCATGCCCAGCTGCATCGCCGACCTCCTCACCGCTGGCGACGGACGCTGCCTCGCCACCATCCCCGCCGAGAACACCACCAGCGCTCCCACCAGCACCGCCAGCACCGGGTGCAGTATCCGCAGCCGCAGCAGGATGTGCGCCGTGGGGGATACGTCCTGTCTCAGTCCCTCCGCCAGGCTCGTGGCCGGGTAGAGCGTGTCGCCCAGCGCGGCGATGGCCCCGCTCACCCCCAACGTCAGCAGCCCCACCACGCTCCCCACCACCAGCCAGCCCGTCAGCCCCTGCCGCCGCCACGTCAGCCGCTCCCCGCCTCCCGCCCACCAGCACGTCAGCGTCATCGCGCCCACCAGCAGGAACGTGTTGATGAGGTGCGCCCCCATCCACCAGGCCCGCGCGATGGACTCGTTGTCCGCCACCATCTTGAAGAGCACCAGCCCCGCGCCCAGCGCCGCCTCCGTCACCATGAAGACGAGCGAGAGTACCGCCCCCGTGCGCACCGGGTGCCCCTTCGCGTGGGCCTTCAGCCCCCACACACACAGCACCACCGCGAACACCATCACCAGCCCGCTCGTCAGCCGGTGCGTGTACTCGATGAGCGTCTGCACGCTCGGCGCGCGCGGCACCACCTCGCCATTGCACACCGGCCAGTGGTCTCCGCACCCCGCTCCCGAGCCCGTGGCTCGCACGTACGCGCCCCACAGCACCACCAGCAGCGAGAAGGCGAGGGTGAACCAGCTGAAGACGCGGTAGGCACGGGAGGAGGCGGAAGGACTCATCGGATGGCTCCCTCCCTAACCTACTTCGACCCCGCCCGCCCCCCTGGTCCGACCTGCCCGCCTGCTCCTCCAACATCCATATCCACCTGGGTGTCCAGGAACCCCCCCCTGCTTCCGTTGGATGCGCCGTTGGATATGCCCGCCTGCTTTCGGATGGCCCTGGATGATTTCCAATTGGCCGTCCAAGGTCCGCTGACGTTGGCACGCCACCTGCTATGTGTTCTCCCGGTAACGCTTTCCAGTTCGGGTGCCTCGGTGCCCGGAGCGCTGTGAGGGTCGGGGGCCCCCCCACCTCGGCCCGCGCGCGCATTTTTTCGCAGGTGTAGTCCACGCACCGCGGGTCGGGTTCGCCCCCTGTCCTGGCCCGCGGTGCTCTTTTCTCGCGGAGGCTCGCGGCTCCGGGCTCAGCCCGTGATGCGCAGCCTGTCCGTCCCCAGCACCGCTGGCAGTGGCCCGAAGGCGAGCGAGCGCTCGATGACGTTGCGCAGCTCGCGCACGTTGCCCGGCCAGGGGTGTGCCACCAGCGCCGCCATCGCGTCCGGCCCCAGCGTCGGAGGCTCCTGCCCCTCCGGGGTGAGCTGGGCGATGAAGTGACGC contains:
- a CDS encoding SIR2 family NAD-dependent protein deacylase — encoded protein: MTRMRQELRRAADVLRSAQALLIGAGAGMGVDSGLPDFRGNEGFWRAYPAYGKLGLDFSSLANPQWFEREPELAWGFYGHRLGLYRATAPHPGFALLRSWGSRMKHGASVFTSNVDGHFQKAGFPEERLFEIHGSIHFVQCLGSCTDVVSADAYSVDVDPETFRARPPLPVCSRCGSLVRPNILMFNDWDWNDSRSQAQERRLTRWLDAVAPGTLAVVECGAGTAIPSVRRFCERMAASRGTLIRINVREPQVPTGGISLPLRALEALRGIDEELARG
- a CDS encoding COX15/CtaA family protein; the encoded protein is MSPSASSRAYRVFSWFTLAFSLLVVLWGAYVRATGSGAGCGDHWPVCNGEVVPRAPSVQTLIEYTHRLTSGLVMVFAVVLCVWGLKAHAKGHPVRTGAVLSLVFMVTEAALGAGLVLFKMVADNESIARAWWMGAHLINTFLLVGAMTLTCWWAGGGERLTWRRQGLTGWLVVGSVVGLLTLGVSGAIAALGDTLYPATSLAEGLRQDVSPTAHILLRLRILHPVLAVLVGALVVFSAGMVARQRPSPAVRRSAMQLGMLYALQLVAGMVNVALLAPVWMQLVHLLLADAVWIVLVRLSAASLALGAPRTDVKLKSELSLS